A region from the Prionailurus viverrinus isolate Anna chromosome E2, UM_Priviv_1.0, whole genome shotgun sequence genome encodes:
- the ZNF574 gene encoding zinc finger protein 574, with translation MTEESEETVLYIEHRYVCSECNQLYGSLEEVLMHQNSHVPQQHFELVGVADPGVTVAAEAASSTGLYQTLVQESQYQCLECGQLLMSPSQLLEHQELHLKMMAPQEAVPAEPPPKAPALSSSTIHYECVDCKALFASQELWLNHRQTHLRGTPTKPPAPVVLGSPVVLGPPVGQARVAVEHSYRKAEEGGEGAAVPSAAATTAEVVTEVELLLYKCSECSQLFQLPADFLEHQATHFPAPPPEAEEPALQQDTLTPSPAEVPASQPDPLPSSDHSYELRNGEAVGRDRRGRKARRNNSGEPGGTAAQELFCSACDQLFLSPHQLQQHLRSHREGVFKCPLCSRVFPSPSSLDQHLGDHSSESHFLCVDCGLAFGTEALLLAHRRAHTPNPLHSCPCGKTFVNLTKFLYHRRTHGAGGVPLPTTPVPPEEPVIGFPEPAAAETGDADAPEPPVTEESPGGPAAPGTYRCLLCSREFGKALQLTRHQRFVHRLERRHKCGICGKMFKKKSHVRNHLRTHTGERPFPCPDCSKPFNSPANLARHRLTHTGERPYRCGDCGKAFTQSSTLRQHRLVHAQHFPYRCQECGVRFHRPYRLLMHRYHHTGEYPYKCRECPRSFLLRRLLEVHQLVAHAGRQPHRCPSCGAAFPSSLRLREHRCAAAAAQAPRRFECGTCGKKVGSAARLQAHEAAHAAAGPGEVLAKEPPAPRAPRAARTPVAAPTALGGAAPAAPAAPARRRGLECSECKKLFSTETSLQVHRRIHTGERPYPCPDCGKAFRQSTHLKDHRRLHTGERPFACEVCGKAFAISMRLAEHRRIHTGERPYSCPDCGKSYRSFSNLWKHRKTHQQQHQAAVRQQLAEAEAAVGLAVMETAAEALPLVEAIEIYPLAEAEGVQISG, from the coding sequence ATGACTGAGGAGTCGGAGGAGACGGTCCTGTACATTGAGCACCGCTATGTCTGCTCTGAGTGCAACCAGCTGTATGGATCCCTGGAGGAGGTGCTCATGCACCAGAACTCCCATGTGCCTCAGCAGCACTTTGAGCTGGTGGGCGTGGCTGACCCTGGAGTCACTGTAGCCGCAGAGGCAGCTTCCAGCACGGGCCTCTATCAGACCCTGGTGCAGGAGAGCCAGTACCAGTGCCTAGAGTGCGGGCAGCTGCTGATGTCGCCCAGCCAGCTCCTGGAGCACCAGGAGCTGCACCTGAAGATGATGGCTCCCCAGGAGGCAGTGCCAGCCGAGCCACCACCCAAGGCACCTGCCCTGAGCTCTAGTACCATCCACTACGAGTGTGTGGATTGCAAGGCTCTCTTCGCCAGCCAGGAGCTCTGGCTGAACCACCGGCAGACGCACCTCCGGGGCACTCCCACCAAGCCTCCGGCCCCGGTTGTCCTGGGGTCCCCGGTTGTCCTGGGGCCCCCTGTGGGCCAGGCCCGCGTGGCTGTGGAGCACTCATACCGCAAGGcagaagagggtggggagggggccgctGTCCCTTCTGCTGCTGCCACCACCGCTGAGGTGGTGACTGAGGTGGAGCTGCTCCTCTACAAATGCTCCGAGTGCTCCCAGCTCTTCCAGCTTCCGGCCGACTTCCTGGAACACCAGGCCACCCacttccctgctcctcccccggaGGCCGAGGAGCCTGCCTTGCAGCAGGACACCCTGACTCCGTCCCCTGCAGAGGTGCCCGCGTCTCAGCCTGATCCCCTGCCGTCCTCTGACCACAGTTACGAGCTGCGCAACGGTGAAGCCGTTGGGCGCGATCGCCGGGGGCGCAAGGCCCGCAGGAACAACAGCGGAGAGCCAGGCGGGACGGCCGCCCAGGAGCTCTTTTGCTCCGCCTGTGAccagctctttctctcccctcaccAGCTACAGCAGCACCTGCGGAGTCACCGGGAGGGCGTCTTTAAGTGCCCTCTGTGCAGTCGTGTGTTCCCCAGCCCTTCCAGTCTGGACCAGCACCTTGGAGACCACAGCAGCGAGTCTCACTTCCTGTGCGTGGACTGCGGCCTGGCCTTTGGCACCGAGGCCCTCCTCCTGGCCCACCGGCGAGCCCACACCCCGAATCCTCTGCATTCGTGTCCGTGTGGAAAGACGTTTGTCAACCTCACCAAGTTCCTGTATCATCGGCGTACgcacggggcggggggtgtcCCTCTGCCCACAACACCAGTCCCGCCAGAGGAGCCTGTCATTGGTTTCCCTGAGCCAGCCGCAGCAGAGACTGGAGACGCAGACGCCCCGGAGCCCCCTGTGACCGAAGAGAGCCCGGGAGGGCCCGCCGCCCCAGGCACCTACCGCTGCCTCCTGTGCAGCCGCGAATTTGGCAAGGCGTTGCAGCTGACCCGGCACCAGCGTTTCGTGCACCGCCTGGAACGGCGACACAAGTGTGGCATCTGCGGCAAGATGTTCAAGAAGAAGTCTCACGTGCGTAACCACCTGCGCACGCACACGGGCGAGCGGCCCTTCCCCTGCCCGGACTGCTCCAAGCCCTTCAACTCGCCCGCCAACCTGGCACGCCACCGGCTCACGCACACGGGGGAGCGGCCCTACCGGTGCGGGGACTGTGGCAAGGCTTTCACGCAGAGCTCCACCCTGAGGCAGCATCGCCTGGTGCACGCCCAGCACTTCCCCTACCGCTGCCAGGAGTGCGGGGTGCGTTTCCACCGCCCCTACCGCCTGCTCATGCACCGCTACCACCACACGGGCGAGTACCCCTACAAGTGTCGCGAGTGCCCCCGCTCCTTCTTGCTGCGCCGGCTGCTGGAGGTGCACCAGCTCGTGGCCCACGCTGGGCGCCAGCCCCACCGCTGCCCATCCTGCGGGGCCGCCTTCCCTTCCTCGCTGCGGCTCCGCGAGCACCGCTGCGCGGCTGCTGCCGCACAGGCCCCGCGGCGCTTCGAGTGCGGCACCTGCGGCAAGAAAGTGGGCTCGGCTGCCCGGTTGCAGGCGCATGAGGCGGCGCACGCGGCTGCCGGGCCCGGAGAGGTCCTGGCTAAGGAGCCCCCTGCCCCTCGGGCCCCTCGGGCCGCTCGCACGCCTGTGGCCGCCCCGACCGCCTTGGGGGGTGCGGCCCCTGCGGCCCCCGCGGCCCCGGCCCGACGCCGGGGCCTGGAGTGTAGCGAGTGTAAGAAGCTGTTCAGTACAGAGACGTCGTTGCAGGTACACCGGCGCATCCACACGGGCGAGCGGCCGTACCCGTGTCCGGACTGCGGCAAGGCCTTCCGCCAGAGCACCCACCTGAAGGACCACCGGCGCCTGCACACAGGCGAGCGGCCCTTTGCCTGCGAGGTGTGTGGCAAGGCCTTCGCCATTTCCATGCGCTTGGCAGAGCATCGCCGCATTCACACGGGTGAGCGGCCCTACTCGTGCCCAGACTGTGGCAAGAGCTACCGCTCCTTCTCCAACCTGTGGAAACACCGCAAGACCCACCAGCAGCAGCATCAGGCCGCCGTGCGCCAGCAGCTGGCAGAGGCGGAGGCTGCCGTGGGGCTGGCCGTCATGGAGACTGCAGCAGAGGCGCTGCCCCTGGTGGAGGCCATCGAGATCTACCCTCTGGCTGAGGCCGAGGGGGTCCAGATCAGCGGCTGA